A genome region from Manihot esculenta cultivar AM560-2 chromosome 5, M.esculenta_v8, whole genome shotgun sequence includes the following:
- the LOC122723733 gene encoding uncharacterized protein LOC122723733, translated as MGWLWSERRGPGWKQGWTEQTLASVSPPPFPLLAIFFIIFLLLFVSSYFNFKDQMEHTVINFNLFLLFLPVLLILVAQVLSKCESFIVPATKAEYGRIRRSWDLPWGVVALVVVLLVMLSYQSSFRSVWSPIVWRSV; from the coding sequence ATGGGTTGGTTATGGTCTGAGAGAAGGGGTCCAGGATGGAAGCAGGGTTGGACAGAGCAGACTCTAGCCTCTGTCTCGCCACCTCCTTTTCCTTTGCTTGccattttctttataattttcctCCTCCTGTTTGTTTCATCTTATTTTAACTTCAAGGACCAGATGGAGCATACGGTGATTAACTTTAACTTGTTTCTGCTGTTCTTGCCTGTGCTACTGATACTTGTTGCACAGGTTTTGTCCAAGTGCGAGAGTTTTATTGTTCCTGCTACAAAAGCAGAGTATGGTAGGATTCGTCGAAGCTGGGATTTGCCTTGGGGCGTGGTGGCGTTGGTGGTGGTGCTTTTGGTGATGCTCTCTTACCAATCATCGTTTCGGTCTGTTTGGTCTCCGATTGTGTGGAGGTCTGTTTGA
- the LOC110616049 gene encoding uncharacterized protein LOC110616049 isoform X1: MGTRKRSQVDNVFDSLVKLLKNQQEQLKTLVQERKFLEDHIKVQHKRWISEIRLYEDHITQMKEALLEKEMTCLLEAAKSNLMIGLKHRDASLHKLKLGQTEDELADIKACFEYFSRTLERNSKETESGKEEGRHCDLNSAGSKRLHSEIKRLNFEYEKLSSEKNSEVSALLKEKNFVWHQYNVLESNLTNKLKSNQAEIDQGNEKIAKLLASVELLCSSNIEKDEMIGRLQVKLAEVEGDRNNWREKFSQISQELESVRKSKCSQVTYAPKHGSTGAKASSQGAKSSGKKGSNIVVKKELSPRKAVHSLEAAAKGTRSLKRKVDEAVTILETPRLFSSAFKFPKLKQGTFSTSVS, encoded by the exons ATGGGTACTAGAAAACGCTCTCAAGTCGATAACGTATTCGACAGCCTGGTAAAATTACTCAAGAACCAGCAAGAACAGCTTAAAACCCTCGTCCAAGAGAGGAAGTTCCTTGAAGATCACATCAAGGTGCAACATAAGCGCTGGATTTCTGAAATTCGTCTCTACGAAGATCATATCACTCAG ATGAAGGAGGCTTTGCTAGAGAAAGAAATGACTTGCTTGCTTGAGGCTGCGAAATCTAATTTGATGATTGGATTAAAGCACAGAGATGCTTCTCTTCACAAATTAAAATTAG GGCAAACAGAAGATGAATTGGCAGATATCAAAGCATGTTTTGAATACTTCTCCCGTACCCTCGAA AGAAATTCCAAGGAAACTGAAAGTGGAAAGGAAGAAGGCAGACATTGTGATTTAAATTCTGCTGGTTCTAAAAGGTTGCATAGTGAAATAAAAAGGTTAAACTTTGAATATGAGAAGCTTTCTTCTGAAAAGAATTCTGAGGTCTCTGcattattaaaagagaaaaattttGTATGGCATCAGTATAATGTTTTAGAGAGCAATCTCACAAATAAATTGAAGAGTAACCAAGCTGAGATTGACCAGGGAAATGAGAAGATTGCAAAACTTCTTGCCAGTGTGGAGCTGCTTTGCTCTTCTAACATTGAGAAGGATGAAATGATTGGAAGACTGCAAGTTAAATTGGCTGAGGTGGAGGGTGACAGAAATAATTGGAGGGAAAAGTTTTCCCAAATTTCCCAGGAGTTGGAATCAGTgagaaagtccaaatgttctcAAGTTACATATGCACCAAAGCATGGCAGCACGGGAGCTAAAGCTTCCTCTCAGGGAGCCAAAAGCAGTGGCAAGAAAGGAAGTAATATTGTTGTGAAGAAAGAATTGTCTCCTAGAAAAGCTGTTCATTCCTTGGAGGCTGCTGCAAAG GGTACCAGAAGTTTGAAGAGAAAAGTGGATGAAGCTGTTACCATTCTAGAGACTCCAAGGTTGTTCTCCTCTGCCTTCAAATTTCCCAAGTTAAAACAGGGTACCTTCTCTACTTCTGTGTCATGA
- the LOC110616049 gene encoding uncharacterized protein LOC110616049 isoform X2 yields the protein MKEALLEKEMTCLLEAAKSNLMIGLKHRDASLHKLKLGQTEDELADIKACFEYFSRTLERNSKETESGKEEGRHCDLNSAGSKRLHSEIKRLNFEYEKLSSEKNSEVSALLKEKNFVWHQYNVLESNLTNKLKSNQAEIDQGNEKIAKLLASVELLCSSNIEKDEMIGRLQVKLAEVEGDRNNWREKFSQISQELESVRKSKCSQVTYAPKHGSTGAKASSQGAKSSGKKGSNIVVKKELSPRKAVHSLEAAAKGTRSLKRKVDEAVTILETPRLFSSAFKFPKLKQGTFSTSVS from the exons ATGAAGGAGGCTTTGCTAGAGAAAGAAATGACTTGCTTGCTTGAGGCTGCGAAATCTAATTTGATGATTGGATTAAAGCACAGAGATGCTTCTCTTCACAAATTAAAATTAG GGCAAACAGAAGATGAATTGGCAGATATCAAAGCATGTTTTGAATACTTCTCCCGTACCCTCGAA AGAAATTCCAAGGAAACTGAAAGTGGAAAGGAAGAAGGCAGACATTGTGATTTAAATTCTGCTGGTTCTAAAAGGTTGCATAGTGAAATAAAAAGGTTAAACTTTGAATATGAGAAGCTTTCTTCTGAAAAGAATTCTGAGGTCTCTGcattattaaaagagaaaaattttGTATGGCATCAGTATAATGTTTTAGAGAGCAATCTCACAAATAAATTGAAGAGTAACCAAGCTGAGATTGACCAGGGAAATGAGAAGATTGCAAAACTTCTTGCCAGTGTGGAGCTGCTTTGCTCTTCTAACATTGAGAAGGATGAAATGATTGGAAGACTGCAAGTTAAATTGGCTGAGGTGGAGGGTGACAGAAATAATTGGAGGGAAAAGTTTTCCCAAATTTCCCAGGAGTTGGAATCAGTgagaaagtccaaatgttctcAAGTTACATATGCACCAAAGCATGGCAGCACGGGAGCTAAAGCTTCCTCTCAGGGAGCCAAAAGCAGTGGCAAGAAAGGAAGTAATATTGTTGTGAAGAAAGAATTGTCTCCTAGAAAAGCTGTTCATTCCTTGGAGGCTGCTGCAAAG GGTACCAGAAGTTTGAAGAGAAAAGTGGATGAAGCTGTTACCATTCTAGAGACTCCAAGGTTGTTCTCCTCTGCCTTCAAATTTCCCAAGTTAAAACAGGGTACCTTCTCTACTTCTGTGTCATGA
- the LOC110616048 gene encoding probable alkaline/neutral invertase B, with translation MSPIAAMDVSNNGSVKSLETTGSVFEIEDSDISKLLERPRPINIERKRSFDERSFNSELSITLSPRFSYRNHLENGSPVGRRSGYSTPLSSCYFESHPMVAEAWESLRRTLVYHRRQPVGTLAALDHSMDELNYDQVFVRDFVPSALAFLMNGEHEVVKNFILKTLHLQSWEKRIDQFKLGEGVMPASFKVLHKPEKNIETLIADFGESAIGRVAPVDSGFWWIILLRAYTKSTGDSSLAERPDCQRGMRLILTLCLSEGFETFPTLLCADGCCMIDRRMGVYGYPIEIQALFFMALRCALILLKHDDEGKEFIERIVTRLHALSYHMRSYFWLDLKQLNDIYRYKTEEYSHTAVNKFNVMPDSLPDWVFDFMPTRGGYFIGNVSPARMDFRWFCLGNCVAILSSLATPEQALAIMDLIESRWEELVGEMPLKICYPAIESHEWRIVTGCDPKNTRWSYHNGGSWPVLLWLLTAACIKTGRPQIARRAIELTENRLSKDHWPEYYDGKLGRFVGKQARKFQTWSIAGYLVAKMMLEDPSHLGMISLEEDKQMKPLVKRSASWTC, from the exons ATGTCTCCAATTGCTGCCATGGATGTTTCTAATAATGGAAGTGTTAAAAGCTTGGAGACAACAGGCTCTGTATTTGAAATTGAAGATTCTGATATTTCAAAGTTGTTGGAGAGACCTAGACCTATTAATATAGAGAGGAAGAGATCCTTTGATGAAAGGTCTTTTAATAGTGAACTTTCAATTACCTTGTCACCTCGTTTTAGTTATAGAAACCATCTTGAAAATGGGTCTCCCGTAGGAAGGAGGTCTGGTTATAGTACTCCACTGTCAAGCTGTTATTTTGAGTCACATCCTATGGTGGCTGAAGCGTGGGAATCATTGAGACGCACCTTGGTTTATCACCGCCGGCAACCTGTTGGAACTCTTGCTGCATTGGACCATTCTATGGACGAACTCAACTATGATCAG GTCTTTGTTAGAGATTTTGTCCCAAGTGCTTTGGCGTTTCTGATGAATGGGGAGCATGAAGTGGTCaagaattttatattgaaaactCTTCACCTCCAGTCTTGGGAGAAAAGGATAGATCAGTTCAAGCTAGGTGAAGGAGTTATGCCAGCAAGTTTTAAAGTGCTACATAAACCTGAGAAGAATATTGAGACTCTAATTGCAGACTTTGGTGAAAGTGCAATAGGAAGAGTTGCTCCTGTTGATTCTGGATTTTGGTGGATTATATTGCTTCGTGCATATACAAAATCTACTGGAGATTCTTCCTTGGCTGAGAGGCCAGATTGCCAAAGGGGAATGCGCCTTATCTTGACTTTGTGCCTGTCAGAAGGCTTTGAAACGTTCCCAACACTGCTCTGTGCTGATGGATGCTGTATGATTGATCGTAGAATG GGTGTATATGGCTATCCTATTGAGATACAAGCTCTCTTCTTTATGGCTTTAAGGTGTGCTTTGATTTTACTTAAGCATGACGATGAGGGCAAGGAATTTATTGAGAGGATTGTCACTCGCCTCCATGCTTTAAGCTATCACATGCGAAGTTATTTTTGGCTGGATTTGAAGCAGCTTAATGATATATACCGATATAAAACTGAGGAGTATTCTCATACTGCAGTTAACAAGTTCAATGTCATGCCTGACTCTCTTCCAGATTGGGTGTTTGATTTCATGCCAACTCGTGGTGGCTACTTCATTGGAAATGTGAGTCCAGCGAGGATGGACTTCCGATGGTTCTGCTTAGGTAACTGTGTTGCTATTTTGTCATCCCTGGCAACCCCTGAGCAAGCTTTAGCAATAATGGATCTCATTGAATCACGTTGGGAAGAATTGGTGGGAGAAATGCCATTGAAGATCTGTTATCCTGCCATTGAAAGTCATGAATGGCGGATTGTGACTGGCTGTGACCCCAAGAATACTAGGTGGAGTTACCATAATGGAGGTTCTTGGCCAG TGCTTCTATGGCTCCTAACAGCAGCCTGTATCAAAACTGGGCGTCCACAAATTGCAAGGCGAGCCATTGAACTCACTGAAAATAGATTGTCAAAGGACCACTGGCCTGAATATTACGATGGGAAACTTGGTCGATTTGTTGGAAAGCAGGCTCGAAAGTTCCAGACATGGTCCATTGCTGGGTACTTGGTGGCTAAGATGATGCTCGAAGATCCTTCTCATCTGGGTATGATCTCTCTTGAAGAAGACAAGCAAATGAAGCCCCTAGTTAAAAGATCTGCTTCATGGACTTGTTGA
- the LOC110614637 gene encoding ER lumen protein-retaining receptor erd-2.2, whose amino-acid sequence MKATKRPIHAVTTWVRRQPPKIKAFLAAVSGMAALVFIRMVVHDHDNLFVAAEAVHAIGISVLIYKLMKEKTCAGLSLKSQELTAMFLAVRLYCSLVMEYDIHTLLDSATLITTLWVIYMIRFKLRSSYMDDKDNFAIYYVLIPCAVLSLIIHPTTTHHIINRICWAFCVFLEAVSVLPQLWVMQNTKIVEPFTAHYIFALGVARFLSCAHWVLQVWDTRGRLLTALGYGLWPPVVLLSEIVQTFILADFCYYYVKSLLGGQLVLRLPSGVV is encoded by the exons ATGAAGGCGACAAAGAGGCCGATCCACGCAGTGACTACATGGGTCCGGAGGCAGCCGCCCAAGATCAAGGCTTTTTTAGCTGCGGTTTCTGGGATGGCAGCTTTAGTTTTTATTCGGATGGTGGTTCACGATCACGATAACCTCTTCGTTGCTGCCGAGGCTGTTCATGCCATTGGAATCTCCGTCCTAATTTACAAGCTCATGAAGGAGAAAACTTGTGCTG GACTTTCACTGAAATCACAGGAGTTGACTGCTATGTTTTTAGCCGTTAGACTCTATTGCAGTTTGGTGATGGAATATGATATACACACGTTACTTGATTCGGCTACATTGATAACCACACTATGGGTGATTTATATGATTCGCTTCAAACTGAGGTCCAGTTACATGGATGACAAAGATAACTTTGCAATTTACTATGTG TTGATTCCTTGTGCTGTGCTATCTTTGATTATTCatccaacaacaacacatcatATAATAAACAGGATTTGCTGGGCTTTCTGTGTTTTTCTTGAAGCTGTTTCAGTATTGCCTCAGCTCTGGGTCATGCAGAACACAAAG ATTGTTGAACCTTTCACAGCACATTACATATTTGCACTTGGAGTTGCAAGGTTCTTGAGTTGTGCGCATTGGGTGCTCCAG GTATGGGATACTCGTGGACGTCTTCTGACAGCACTGGGGTATGGATTGTGGCCTCCAGTCGTCCTCCTTTCAGAAATTGTCCAGACATTCATTCTCGCCGATTTTTGCTACTACTATGTGAAGAG